TCGACTGCAAGTAGTTGCACTCGTGATAAATCTTGTAGACGCAAGCATGGCCTGCAGGCTGGTTGATAAATTCATAGTTCGGCAGCAGCGGCGGATCGCCAGGGCCCATGTAAGTAAAAATGACTCCGCCCTTTTCCTGGCAAGGATAAGCAAGGTGTTTGATCGCGTCGCGATTGGAGCCGCCGCCAGGTTCGCCAGGTTGTTCCAAACAGCGGCCGTGAATGTCGTAGAGCCAGCCGTGATAGAGGCAGCGCAACCCGCCGTCTTCGACGCGGCCGTAGCTCAAGTCGGTGCCGCGGTGCGCGCAATGAATGCCGAGCAAGCCGATCCTGCCCCTGTCATCGCGGAACAACGCCAGCTCGTCACCCATGATCCGCACGGGAATCGGCGCGCCGCCCGGCGGCAATTCCTCTGACAAAGCCACCGGCTGCCAATAGCGGCGTAAAAGCTGGCCCGCCGGTTTGCCGCGGTTGGTTTGGGTTAGCAGTTGGTTCTCTTCGTCACTGATCATAATGTGCCTCTGTGCTCGGTCTGGAGCTAGCCCATGCGCGGGCAGGTTTTAAACCCGCCCTACGAACTACTTTAATAATTTGTTGGCCAGAGCGACGGCGGGGCCTCTGATTTTTTTCACCGACGATTCGAGATGCGTTTCCAAACGGAGATAATCATCGACGGTCATCACGTCCTTGCATCCCTGGATGCCGGCCTCTTTCAACCAAGTTGTGTTAACGTCGAGGCGGCGCGTGCCTTGGGTCATGGCCTTGCCGTAAAGCTCTTGCCCTTCTTTGCTCAATAACCAATTGACGAAAATTTTTGCCGCATTGGGATGGGGCGGATTTTTCACCACCGTTACGACGCCGCTGCCATTGTTGGCATGTGCGCCTTCTTTAATGCGCGACACCGGCTTCACCGGCAGGCCCGCTTTGATAAACGGCACATAGGTATAGTGGCTCAAGCCCAGCGTGAACGCGAGCTTGCCCTTTGCCAACCCGTCGGCAAGCTGCCTGAGGTTTTGATTGATCAGCAAATCCTGCTGCGCCAGCTTGGCGAGATATTCTTCGCCCTTGACCTTCCAGATAAATGACCAAGTATTCTGTCCCGAGCCAGGGTTGCGCGGATCGAGCAAACCGATGCGCCCTTTCCATTTGGGATTGAGCAAATCGTCGTAGGTGCGGGCCTCGTTCATGTCCGCTTGGCTTGAGTTATACCACCAGGTTTCACTGGTGTAGCAGAGGAAGGCATAACTATAGCGTTCGGTACTGACGTTATCTTCCCAGATATGGCCGCCCCACCAGTATTTGGGATCTTTCACTTCCGGGAGAATCATATACTGCGTGAAATCCTCTGCCGCACCCGCCGCTATCATTGGCAGTGGCGTCGCGCCGCCGGCGACAAGCACGTCGTAGTAGCGCACGCCGGCACTGTACTCGGTCAAAATGCGCGTGACGTTTTCAGGTCCGCGCGCGGCAAGCAGCTCGATCGAGATGCCAAATTTGTTTTTGAACTTTTCGCCGATCAGCGTGCGCAGCTCGGTGCTGGCGGGAATGCCGACGACCACGATGCCTTCTTTTCGTGCGGCGGCGAGAGTTTGTTCCCATTCGGTGGGAGACTGGGCGGCGAGCGTGAGCTGTGTAAAGAAAACAAAGCTGAGCGCGAGCACGACAACAAAAACCTTGTTCCTTCGGTTATCCGATCCGACCGACTTTCTTACTTCCTCTCCCTCTGGGAGAGGACTGAGGTGAGGGCACGCTTTGGCTGTGAATTTTCCGCTTCGAACAGCCCTCACCCTTACCCTCTCCCAGGGGGCGAGGGAATCGAATCGGAAGTTCTGTATAAACTTCAAAACCATTTTCTTTGTATGGACCGGTTAAACTCCCGGAAACGGAATCACGCCGCGAAATTTCTTGATCACTTGCTCGCGCAGCTCGCGGCTAGAGCGGCTGACCTTCGGAAACCTATCTTTCCACTCAAATGGCCGCACCGCATAAACGATCGCCCGGCTGTTGGTGTGATCCTTCGACTCGCGTTTGCTTGGCGGCATGCGCGGGTCGAGCGGCGTGCTCCAGGCGCCGTCGATCAGATCGATATTGGTCTTGGGATCGACCCGGGTCATCATCGCCCAGAGCACTTCTTTCATGTTGGTGACGTCGATGTCTTCGTCGACGAT
This portion of the Deltaproteobacteria bacterium genome encodes:
- a CDS encoding extracellular solute-binding protein, which codes for MVLKFIQNFRFDSLAPWERVRVRAVRSGKFTAKACPHLSPLPEGEEVRKSVGSDNRRNKVFVVVLALSFVFFTQLTLAAQSPTEWEQTLAAARKEGIVVVGIPASTELRTLIGEKFKNKFGISIELLAARGPENVTRILTEYSAGVRYYDVLVAGGATPLPMIAAGAAEDFTQYMILPEVKDPKYWWGGHIWEDNVSTERYSYAFLCYTSETWWYNSSQADMNEARTYDDLLNPKWKGRIGLLDPRNPGSGQNTWSFIWKVKGEEYLAKLAQQDLLINQNLRQLADGLAKGKLAFTLGLSHYTYVPFIKAGLPVKPVSRIKEGAHANNGSGVVTVVKNPPHPNAAKIFVNWLLSKEGQELYGKAMTQGTRRLDVNTTWLKEAGIQGCKDVMTVDDYLRLETHLESSVKKIRGPAVALANKLLK